From one Nematostella vectensis chromosome 7, jaNemVect1.1, whole genome shotgun sequence genomic stretch:
- the LOC5503069 gene encoding glucose-6-phosphatase 2 has product METLHVEGVKFIWYLQRTFAPWTKHFLLISHGGDPRNSFLLYFPIAYNFNSAIGLMVLWSAVLSEWLNLILKWMLRGERPYWWVEEHMKEQNIHLKQYPLTCETGPGSPSGHVMVTASVLCTLMPAITAKLCKLFRVSTSSLTLISVTIQSVCWLIFIAILVVVSVSRVFIATHFPHQVILGALIGILLSLLVQREQVSKITDLIPCICVAFFLAVTALFLYVGLSFVVFDPSLSITKAQQWCADPKYIHLDTTPFYSLVRDIGVVVGVGVSHLLIKIWSQEDPSNDSKSNFKRLIQSFLSVACLQLLEQMGLPLWNRILFYCAGFIKNVLLVVIIVFVVPSLLSNKSDKSKSD; this is encoded by the exons ATGGAGACACTTCATGTCGAAGGAGTCAAATTTATTTGGTATTTACAGCGAACGTTTGCACCATGGACGAAGCATTTCCTCTTAATAAGTCACGGAGGAGATCCAAGGAATTCCTTTTTGCTCTATTTCCCGATTGCGTACAATTTTAACAGCGCCATAGGCTTGATGGTGCTTTGGAGCGCCGTTTTATCTGAATGGCTGAATCTCATTTTAAAATG GATGCTGAGAGGTGAGCGCCCCTACTGGTGGGTTGAGGAACACATGAAGGAGCAAAATATTCACTTGAAGCAGTATCCACTAACTTGTGAAACAGGTCCAG GTTCTCCCTCAGGTCATGTGATGGTTACTGCGTCAGTATTGTGCACTCTCATGCCGGCAATTACAGCCAAGCTTTGCAAATTGTTCAGAGTCTCTACAAGCAGTTTGACCCTGATCAGTGTTACCATACAATCTGTATGCTGGCTAATATTCATAGCCATTCTCGTTGTAGTTTCTGTATCAAGGGTATTTATTGCTACACATTTCCCTCACCAGGTCATACTAGGGGCCTTGATTGGTATTCTGTTGTCTTTATTAGTACAAAGAGAACAAGTTTCAAAAATCACAGATCTAATCCCATGCATCTGTGTTGCATTCTTCCTTGCTGTAACTGCCTTGTTCCTTTACGTTGGTTTGTCTTTTGTTGTGTTTGACCCATCTTTATCAATAACTAAGGCTCAACAATGGTGTGCAGACCCAAAATACATCCACTTAGACACAACACCCTTTTATTCCTTAGTGCGGGACAttggtgttgttgttggtgttgggGTGTCGCATTTACTGATCAAGATATGGAGTCAGGAAGATCCCTCCAATGACAGTAAATCAAACTTTAAGAGACTCATACAGTCATTTCTATCTGTTGCTTGTCTTCAGTTGCTAGAGCAGATGGGCCTGCCTCTATGGAATAggattcttttttattgtgcTGGGTTTATTAAGAATGTGCTGCTTGTTGTCATTATAGTTTTTGTTGTACCATCCTTGTTGAGCAACAAGAGTGATAAATCAAAATCAGATTGA
- the LOC5503056 gene encoding dnaJ homolog subfamily C member 17 isoform X2, with the protein MADGGENYYDTLGVHKDSTEKEILKAYRKKALKCHPDKNPDNPKASELFHKLSKALEVLTDPKARAAFNNLLNAKERNKLRNQKLDAKRKKFKQDLEESEKSAKQEKESDEEIARRLQAEIERLREEGSRLLQEQQELLKAQIREEEQKTDDLDQQHLTPKLKIKWKSKKSDECNGGYNKELLLALFQKYGGVTHLLISSTRKGSAIVEYEHVTKDGFDERKRKCRQPFDYKLAREASICHDPYPNNSRQDRIPSLKTIRIDCSIRQRL; encoded by the exons atggcggacggtGGCGAGAACTACTATGATACACTTGGCGTTCATAAAGATAGCACGGAAAAGGAG ATTCTTAAAGCGTACAGGAAGAAAGCTCTAAAATGCCATCCGGACAAAAATCCAGATAACCCAAAAGCTT CGGAACTTTTTCACAAGCTCAGCAAAGCACTCGAAGTACTCACTGACCCTAAAGCAAGAGCTGCTTTCAACAACCTACTCAATGCCAAAGAGAGAAACAAACTGCGTAACCAGAAATTGGATgcaaaaaggaagaaatttaAGCAAG ATCTTGAAGAAAGTGAAAAAtcagccaaacaagaaaaggaAAGTGATGAAGAAATTGCAAGACGCTTGCAGGCCGAGATAGAAAGACTCCGTGAGGAAGGCTCAAGACTTCTACAGGAACAACAAGAGTTGCTAAAAGCACAGATACGAGAAGAAGAACAGAAGACAGATGATCTTGATCAACAACATCTTACACCAAAGCTTAag ATTAAGTGGAAGAGTAAAAAATCTGATGAGTGTAATGGTGGCTACAATAAAGAGTTGCTATTAGCACTGTTTCAAAAG TATGGTGGTGTCACTCATCTCCTGATCTCATCCACAAGGAAAGGAAGTGCAATAGTGGAATACGAACATGTCACAA AGGATGGCTTTGATGaacgaaaaaggaaatgcagACAACCCTTTGACTATAAGCTGGCTAGAGAAGCCTCCATCTGCCACGATCCCTACCCCAACAATTCCAGACAGGACAGAATCCCCAGTCTTAAGACCATCAGAATCGATTGCAGTATCAGACAGAGACTATGA
- the LOC5503056 gene encoding dnaJ homolog subfamily C member 17 isoform X1 yields the protein MADGGENYYDTLGVHKDSTEKEILKAYRKKALKCHPDKNPDNPKASELFHKLSKALEVLTDPKARAAFNNLLNAKERNKLRNQKLDAKRKKFKQDLEESEKSAKQEKESDEEIARRLQAEIERLREEGSRLLQEQQELLKAQIREEEQKTDDLDQQHLTPKLKIKWKSKKSDECNGGYNKELLLALFQKYGGVTHLLISSTRKGSAIVEYEHVTSARMALMNEKGNADNPLTISWLEKPPSATIPTPTIPDRTESPVLRPSESIAVSDRDYENLTLMRLRQAQERKRIIEQMEREEREQEI from the exons atggcggacggtGGCGAGAACTACTATGATACACTTGGCGTTCATAAAGATAGCACGGAAAAGGAG ATTCTTAAAGCGTACAGGAAGAAAGCTCTAAAATGCCATCCGGACAAAAATCCAGATAACCCAAAAGCTT CGGAACTTTTTCACAAGCTCAGCAAAGCACTCGAAGTACTCACTGACCCTAAAGCAAGAGCTGCTTTCAACAACCTACTCAATGCCAAAGAGAGAAACAAACTGCGTAACCAGAAATTGGATgcaaaaaggaagaaatttaAGCAAG ATCTTGAAGAAAGTGAAAAAtcagccaaacaagaaaaggaAAGTGATGAAGAAATTGCAAGACGCTTGCAGGCCGAGATAGAAAGACTCCGTGAGGAAGGCTCAAGACTTCTACAGGAACAACAAGAGTTGCTAAAAGCACAGATACGAGAAGAAGAACAGAAGACAGATGATCTTGATCAACAACATCTTACACCAAAGCTTAag ATTAAGTGGAAGAGTAAAAAATCTGATGAGTGTAATGGTGGCTACAATAAAGAGTTGCTATTAGCACTGTTTCAAAAG TATGGTGGTGTCACTCATCTCCTGATCTCATCCACAAGGAAAGGAAGTGCAATAGTGGAATACGAACATGTCACAAGTGCG AGGATGGCTTTGATGaacgaaaaaggaaatgcagACAACCCTTTGACTATAAGCTGGCTAGAGAAGCCTCCATCTGCCACGATCCCTACCCCAACAATTCCAGACAGGACAGAATCCCCAGTCTTAAGACCATCAGAATCGATTGCAGTATCAGACAGAGACTATGAGAATTTGACACTAATGAGATTAAGACAAGCACAGGAACGAAAGAGAATTATAGAACAGATGGAGAGGGAAGAAAGGGAGCAGGAAATTTAG
- the LOC5503068 gene encoding GTP cyclohydrolase 1 feedback regulatory protein, protein MPYILISTRIRLELGPTLCGDEWSDPELMALLDAELVHQFGNNFKEYLSKHPPRVVLNKLGKIGYKVISSTGIGQTIVWTLFKPDEDQ, encoded by the exons ATGCCCTATATTCTGATAAGCACACGGATCAGATTG GAACTGGGTCCAACCCTATGTGGAGACGAATGGAGTGATCCAGAACTCATGGCTTTGCTGGATGCTGAGCTCGTTCACCAGTTTGGAAATAACTT CAAGGAATATTTATCAAAACACCCACCCAGGGTTGTTTTGAACAAATTGGGAAAAATTGGATACAAAGTGATTTCTTCCACTGGAATTGGACAGACCATTGTTTGGACTTTATTCAAGCCCGATGAAGACCAATAA